Proteins from a single region of Diaphorobacter limosus:
- a CDS encoding thiolase: MSANTSRGSIAILGTGLAGMGHAGGATEQEIIAQASCQAIEKSGLRKADIDGIITASLTSPWWVMRMAEYLGIRPRFSDSTMFGGSAFIAALKIAQLAIDAGECENVLICYGATPRSAPSSSKINQMRAELDPQPYEHPYKAFNPVSSYALAAARHMYEYGTTRQQLAEVAVAARQWARLNPDAFSKKPLSVDDVINARMISDPFTTLDCCLVTDGAGAIVVTSASRAKALHARPIYVLGSGFAHWHRQISCMEDLTVTPAVESGRKAFAQAGLTPADIDVVQLYDAFTINPILFLEDLGFCQKGEGGAFIEGGRIAPGGAFPMNTNGGGLSCVHPGMYSLFLIIEAVTQLRGEGMARQVNGAQTALVHGNGGVLSSEATAILSSEL; this comes from the coding sequence ATGAGCGCGAATACTTCACGTGGCTCCATTGCCATCCTGGGCACGGGCCTGGCCGGCATGGGTCATGCGGGCGGCGCCACCGAGCAGGAAATCATCGCCCAGGCATCCTGCCAGGCGATAGAGAAGAGCGGCCTGCGCAAGGCCGATATCGACGGCATCATCACCGCCAGCCTGACCTCGCCCTGGTGGGTGATGCGCATGGCCGAATACCTGGGGATCCGGCCGCGCTTTTCCGACAGCACCATGTTCGGCGGCTCGGCCTTCATCGCCGCCCTGAAGATCGCGCAGCTGGCGATAGACGCCGGCGAGTGCGAGAACGTGCTGATCTGCTACGGCGCCACGCCGCGCAGCGCGCCCAGCAGCTCCAAGATCAACCAGATGCGCGCCGAGCTCGACCCCCAGCCCTACGAGCATCCATACAAGGCCTTCAACCCGGTCTCCAGCTACGCGCTGGCCGCCGCGCGCCACATGTACGAATACGGCACCACGCGCCAGCAGCTGGCCGAGGTGGCGGTGGCCGCGCGCCAGTGGGCGCGGCTCAATCCGGATGCGTTTTCCAAAAAGCCCCTGAGCGTTGACGATGTGATCAACGCCAGGATGATCTCGGACCCGTTCACCACGCTCGATTGCTGCCTGGTCACGGACGGCGCGGGCGCCATCGTCGTCACCTCCGCCAGCCGCGCCAAGGCGCTGCACGCCAGGCCCATCTATGTGTTGGGCAGCGGCTTTGCGCACTGGCACCGGCAGATCTCCTGCATGGAGGACCTGACCGTGACCCCGGCCGTGGAGTCGGGGCGCAAGGCCTTCGCGCAGGCGGGCCTCACGCCCGCCGACATCGACGTGGTGCAGCTGTACGACGCCTTCACCATCAACCCCATCCTGTTCCTGGAAGACCTGGGTTTTTGCCAGAAGGGCGAGGGCGGGGCCTTCATCGAGGGCGGGCGCATCGCGCCGGGCGGCGCCTTCCCGATGAACACCAACGGCGGCGGTCTGTCCTGCGTGCACCCGGGCATGTACAGCCTGTTCCTGATCATCGAGGCCGTGACGCAACTGCGCGGCGAGGGCATGGCGCGTCAGGTCAACGGCGCGCAGACGGCGCTGGTGCACGGCAATGGCGGCGTGCTGTCCAGCGAGGCCACGGCGATTTTGTCGTCAGAGTTGTAG